The Microbacterium sp. SORGH_AS_0428 genome contains the following window.
GCCGCGGCTCGCGCGGCCTACCTCGAGCTCGAGGAACGGCGCCAGCGCGACATGCGACTGAGCGCGGGGTGGTTCGCCTCGCGGGGTCGCATCCCGGAAGCGGCGGTGGATGTCGCGGCGGACGTGCTGGGGCACCTGACGGGGCCGGCGACCTACCTTCACTTCACGCACGCCCGCGGATGGTCGGACGATCAGTACGCGGCGTGGGTCGCCACCCAGCTCGCCCACCTCGCCGACGCCCTCCCGCCCGCCGGAAACCCCTCCGTTCGTTGAGCGAGCGCAGCGAGACGAAACGCCCCACACCCTCCCGTTCGTTGAGCGAGCGCAGCGAGACGAAACGCCGCACACCCTCCCGTTCGTTGAGCGAGCGCAGCGAGACGAAACGCCCCCACCACGCAGAACTACTCACCCGCGGCCAGATTGCAACACGTCCCCATTCCCCGCCGGATCAGGACAGTATGTGCTTGTCCCCCATTCGGTGGACTGTGTCCAACGAACCGATCACCGTAACATCGCACGCAGAGACGCGCCCCATGAATCCAGATGAATCACCCGACACATCACCGTCACATTCACCTGATAACGTGCGGCCCGTCAGCAAGGCACGACTGATGAAGGGGGAGGATGTGTCGACCGATTTCGAGGTCGACGCGACGACGGAGTCGCGGATAGCGAAGAACGCGTCACCGTCTCTTCCCGACCATTTCTTGCTCCCCAAGACTCCGGCAACGGCTCAGCAGCCCGTCATCTCGGATGCGGCCCGCCAAGCCCTGACGACCGGCACCGTTCAGACCCACGACCGGACGCCGAAGAACTGGCGCCGCGGGTATCAGCGCCGCCTGTGGGTCAGCGACCTGCTCGCGGTCGTCTGGGTGGTCTTCGGCACCCAGATCGCCTGGTTCGGCCTCGGCAACGCCCAGCTCGTCATCGCCCACGACTCTCGCTGGACCGACCTCTCTTATTGGGTGTTCTCCGCCATCCTCGTGATCATCTGGATGGGCGCCCTGTCGTGGAGCGACTCCCGCAGCCCCAGAGTGTTCGGCACCGGCTCAGCAGAGTACGTGCGCATCGCGGATTCGAGCCTGCGCCTGTTCGGCGGCGTCGCGATCATCGCTTTCCTGTTCCAGATCGACCTGGCGCGAGGATTCCTGCTCATCAGCTTGCCGCTCGGCATCCTCGTTCTCCTCGTCGTGCGCTGGCTCTGGCGGCAGTGGCTCATCGCCCAGCGGTCGGTCGGCGAGTACGCGGCCCGGGTGCTGCTGGTCGGCTCGGTCGAGTCGGTGGCGAACATCGCTCGTGAGCTCGCCCGCACGCCGAGCGCCGGCTACAAGGTGGTCGGCGCGTGCACTCCGACAGGCAAGGTCGGCGCGCTCGTGCCGGGAACCGACATCCCGATGATGGGAAGCGTGAACGCGGTGGACCGCGCCATGGAGCGCGCCGGCGCCGACACGGTCGCGGTCACCAGCACCGACGAGCTGCCGCCCACGAAAGTGAAAGAGATCTCCTGGGGGCTGCAAGCCGGCCGCCAGCACCTGGTGCTCGCGCCGAGCATCGTCGATATCGCAGGCCCGCGCCTGCACACCCGCCCCGTCGCCGGACTCCCCCTGATCCACGTCGAGACGCCGCGCTTCAGCAAGGGCCAGCTCTTCCTGAAGCGCACCGTCGATATCCTCGCGAGCACGATCGGCGTGGTCCTGCTCAGTCCTGTTCTCGCCTTCCTCGCCATGAGCATCCGTCTGTCGTCGGAGGGCCCCGTGCTCTTCCGGCAGACGCGCATCGGACGCGGCGGTCGCGAGTTCACGATGCTCAAGTTCCGCTCGATGGTCACCAACGCAGAGGAGCTGCTCGAGAATCTGCAGCGCCAGCGGCGCGAAGAGGGCATCGATTCGGGCAACGAAGTGCTGTTCAAGATGAAGAACGACCCGCGCGTCACGCCCATCGGGCGCGTCATGCGCAAGTTCAGCCTCGATGAGCTGCCGCAGCTATTCAACGTGATCGGCGGCTCGATGTCGCTGGTCGGGCCGCGCCCGCCGCTGCCGAACGAGGTCGAGCAGTACGCCACGCACGTGCACCGCCGCTTCCTCGTGAAGCCCGGCATCACCGGCCTCTGGCAGGTGAGCGGCCGCTCCAGCCTCTCGTGGGAAGAGACCGTACGTCTCGACCTCTCCTACGTCGAGAACTGGTCAATGCTCGGCGACTTTGTCATCCTCACCAAGACCGCCAAAGCCGCACTCGCCCCCGGCGAGACGGCGCACTGATCTCCATCGTGAGAGGAGCCACCTCGTGACTCGCTACCTGATCACCGGTGATGCCGGCTTCATTGGGTTCCACCTGACCTCGCACCTACTTGGCCTCGGACATGAGGTGCTGGGCGTTGACGGAATGACCAACTACTACGACCCCCAGCTGAAATCTGACCGGCTTGAGATCCTCTCAGGCATGACGGGATTCGCACATCACACGGCTCTGCTCGAGAACCTTGCCGACATCAGCAAAGAAATCAAAGTGTTCGAACCCGAGGTGATCGTTCATCTGGCGGCGCAGGCAGGGGTTCGCTATAGCCTCGAGAACCCGGACGCCTACATCTCATCTAATGTCGAAGGCACCCTTCGGGTCCTAGAACTAGCCCGTGACCTGAAACCTCGCCATCTGATGATTGCTTCTACATCGTCCGTCTATGGCGGGAATGAGTCAATTCCATTTGCGGAAACGGATCCTACTCGCTCACCGGTTTCCCTCTACGCTGCCACCAAGCTCGCGACAGAGGCCCTCGCCCATTCTTTCTCCCATCTGTGGTCCCTTCCGACGACTGCGTTTCGTTTCTTCACCGTCTACGGACCGTGGGGCCGACCCGACATGGCGCTGTTCAAATTTGTCCGCGCTATTCGTGAAGGCGAGCCCATCGACGTCTATGGCTACGGCGAGATGAAGCGCGATTTCACCTACGTTGACGATCTTGTTGTGGCCATCGCGGCTCTGGCAGACAAGCCCCCAGTTGCCGGCTCCCCCGTCTCTGAACACGACACGCTTAGCCCGGTCGCTCCGTACCGCGTCGTCAATCTGGGCGGCGGCCAGCCGGTAGCTCTGATGGAGTTCATCGAAGCCATAGAGTCTGCAGTCGGTCAGACCGCCCAGAAGAACATGTTGCCCATGCAGCCTGGCGACGTCGTCGCGACGTCCGCCGATCCATCACTACTGAGGGCGCTGATTGACGAGATTCCTGCCACACCGGTCAGCGAAGGAGTCCTCGCCTTCACGAAGTGGTACATCACCTATCACTCGGCCGCGACGGGAACTAAGCCGTGATTCAGCGACTCAAGATGGCACTGCTACGTCGCCGCGACCCTTCCCGGTGGGCTCGAGCGCTAGGGGTTAACGTAGGTGAGCGTTGCCGCCTTCTCGATGTGACTTTCTCGACAGAGCCGTACCTCGTCACGATCGGTGACCACGTGAGCGCGACGCGAACACACTTCGAGACACACGACGGGGCAGTATGGATCCTGCGCGACGACGATCCTTCCATAGATATCATCAAGCCAATCACTGTCGGGTCGAATGTTTATTTGGGATATGGAACAATCATCCTTCCAGGCGTGACCATCGGGGACAATGTGATTGTAGGCGCGGGGTCAGTCGTGACGAAGGACATACCCGAGAATAGCGTGGCCGCTGGGGTCCCCGCGCGCGTCATAAAGACAATCGACGAGTATCGCGCCGGGGTGCAGGCTTCGCGGCTCGACACCAAGAAGCTTTCACGCCAGGAGAAACAGACCTTTCTGATTCGGCACTTCTCCCGATGACCACGACGTACAGGAGCTCCCGATGAATTCTCTTCTCCCCGCTGTCGTGCCGGTTGGGCGCACACCATTTCGCGCCACGAGCATTGATGCTGCCATCGATCTCATCATCGACAACGCCAGGAGTCTCACTCCCAGGGCATGGCACGTGCATTTCGCGAACATGTATACCGTCGCGCTCGCCGACAAAGACCCTGCGCTGCTGACCGTGCTGAATGGCGACGGATTGGTGTTTCCTGATGGAAAGCCGATATCAATCGTCGCGAGACTGCGCCGCGCCAAGCCGCGAGTATCACAGGTGCGCGGGCCGTCCTTTTTTGAAGGCCTACTTGACCGTGGCCGCGCGGTTGGCTTGCGCCACTACCTACTCGGAGCAAGCCCGGAGACGCTGCAAGACCTGATCAAGTCCATCGAATCCAAGTTTCCGGGCGCGCTGATCGTTGGAAGCGACAGCCCACCGTTCCGCCCACCTACGATCGGGGAACTCGTCGATCGCGACGCGAGAATTGTTAGTGCCGCACCAGACGTGATCTGGGTAGGACTCGGTACCCCGAAGCAGGACTTCGAAGCGCGCCGCTTAGCGGAATCTGTCGGAGTCACCTCTCTCGCCGTGGGAGCCGCATTCGATTTCACCGCCGGCACTCTGCCCATCAGCCCGGAATGGATGACTCGGATCGGAGCCGAATGGATGTTCCGGCTTGCGACAGAGCCTAAGCGTTTGTGGAGGCGCTACTTTTTCGGCGGCGCGCGCTTCATCAAAGCCATCGCGGCGGAGCAAGCGAAGCAGATCAGGAACACCTCGCTCGCCACGTCCGAGACGCGGAGGCCTGGTGTTTGACTCGCTTCGCGCTGACCTCGCGGCTAATCGCGGTCGCCCCCACATTCAGACCTTCTTTGCACTTCGGCACACCGCAGTCAAGCTCCGCCACGGCCACCCGCTGATCCGTCGCACATTCGGGGCTGTCGCCACCATCGCGTACCGTTCTTACTCCCTGTTTGTCTTATCCATAGACATCCCTGTGTCGACTGAGCTAGGCCATGGCATCGCCATCCATCATGGTTTTGGACTTGTGATCAACGATCGCGCGCGGATCGGGAGCGGCGTAACGCTTCGTCACAGCACGACGATCGGCGCGAGAGACGACGGATCAGCAGCACCGGTTGTCGGGGATGCAGTCGATATCGGAGCCGGCGTGACGCTGCTCGGTCCCATCACCATCGGCAGCGGCTCGCGGATTGGTTCTGGATCCGTCGTGATCAGCGATGTCCCGCCGTTCTGTACCGCTGTGGGGAATCCTGCGCGGTTGCTCGAAGCAAGAAGGACCCCACAAGCTGACGATGACTGACTCGACGCCCAGCCGCCTGATCATTGACCAGTTCGACCCAGAGGATCTACTGCCAAGCGGCATCGATACCTTGATTGCTGACGTCTTGCGTCACGACGCCGATGGCTCCGCCGTCGCGGGCGTCACTCAGGACCGGAACCGGGTCGGCTCATGGTCGACCGCTTCGATTGACAGCGTTCGATTCGACTTTTTCGGTCTCGCGGACACTGACAGGCGTCGCGCATCGCGCGTACG
Protein-coding sequences here:
- a CDS encoding sugar transferase, translated to MKGEDVSTDFEVDATTESRIAKNASPSLPDHFLLPKTPATAQQPVISDAARQALTTGTVQTHDRTPKNWRRGYQRRLWVSDLLAVVWVVFGTQIAWFGLGNAQLVIAHDSRWTDLSYWVFSAILVIIWMGALSWSDSRSPRVFGTGSAEYVRIADSSLRLFGGVAIIAFLFQIDLARGFLLISLPLGILVLLVVRWLWRQWLIAQRSVGEYAARVLLVGSVESVANIARELARTPSAGYKVVGACTPTGKVGALVPGTDIPMMGSVNAVDRAMERAGADTVAVTSTDELPPTKVKEISWGLQAGRQHLVLAPSIVDIAGPRLHTRPVAGLPLIHVETPRFSKGQLFLKRTVDILASTIGVVLLSPVLAFLAMSIRLSSEGPVLFRQTRIGRGGREFTMLKFRSMVTNAEELLENLQRQRREEGIDSGNEVLFKMKNDPRVTPIGRVMRKFSLDELPQLFNVIGGSMSLVGPRPPLPNEVEQYATHVHRRFLVKPGITGLWQVSGRSSLSWEETVRLDLSYVENWSMLGDFVILTKTAKAALAPGETAH
- a CDS encoding NAD-dependent epimerase/dehydratase family protein; the protein is MTRYLITGDAGFIGFHLTSHLLGLGHEVLGVDGMTNYYDPQLKSDRLEILSGMTGFAHHTALLENLADISKEIKVFEPEVIVHLAAQAGVRYSLENPDAYISSNVEGTLRVLELARDLKPRHLMIASTSSVYGGNESIPFAETDPTRSPVSLYAATKLATEALAHSFSHLWSLPTTAFRFFTVYGPWGRPDMALFKFVRAIREGEPIDVYGYGEMKRDFTYVDDLVVAIAALADKPPVAGSPVSEHDTLSPVAPYRVVNLGGGQPVALMEFIEAIESAVGQTAQKNMLPMQPGDVVATSADPSLLRALIDEIPATPVSEGVLAFTKWYITYHSAATGTKP
- a CDS encoding WecB/TagA/CpsF family glycosyltransferase, yielding MNSLLPAVVPVGRTPFRATSIDAAIDLIIDNARSLTPRAWHVHFANMYTVALADKDPALLTVLNGDGLVFPDGKPISIVARLRRAKPRVSQVRGPSFFEGLLDRGRAVGLRHYLLGASPETLQDLIKSIESKFPGALIVGSDSPPFRPPTIGELVDRDARIVSAAPDVIWVGLGTPKQDFEARRLAESVGVTSLAVGAAFDFTAGTLPISPEWMTRIGAEWMFRLATEPKRLWRRYFFGGARFIKAIAAEQAKQIRNTSLATSETRRPGV